From one bacterium genomic stretch:
- a CDS encoding sigma-54 dependent transcriptional regulator → MANDRILVVDDSPETLEMLRRTLTAEGYRVFTAGSVAEAVRLLDGTAVDLLITDLRMPNVSGLELVRHVRENNRDTEVMMITGYATVEGAVEAIKTGAEEYLPKPFTDEELFAAVGRSLEKLGLRRAAFRRRRLVSHDDYGIVGESKVMKKVFQAIGKAAGTSATVLITGESGTGKELVARAIHYHGSRAQAPFVPVNCGGIPEGLLESELFGYVKGAFTGANQSRAGFFQTAEGGTIFLDEISETSLAMQVKLLRVLQDKEVSMVGSPKSRKIDIRILTATNKHLRVLAERGHFREDLY, encoded by the coding sequence ATGGCCAACGATAGGATTCTGGTCGTAGACGATTCCCCGGAAACCCTGGAGATGCTCAGGCGGACCCTGACGGCCGAGGGGTACCGGGTTTTCACCGCCGGCAGCGTGGCCGAGGCCGTTCGTCTCCTCGACGGAACCGCGGTGGACCTCCTGATAACGGACCTGCGCATGCCCAACGTGTCCGGGCTGGAACTGGTGCGTCACGTGCGGGAGAACAACCGCGACACCGAGGTGATGATGATCACCGGGTACGCGACGGTTGAGGGCGCGGTGGAGGCCATCAAGACCGGGGCGGAGGAGTACCTGCCCAAGCCCTTCACCGACGAGGAGCTCTTCGCGGCGGTGGGGCGGTCCCTGGAGAAGCTCGGGCTCCGTCGGGCGGCTTTCCGGCGCCGCCGCCTCGTGTCCCACGACGACTACGGCATCGTGGGTGAATCCAAGGTCATGAAGAAGGTTTTTCAGGCGATAGGAAAGGCCGCCGGGACCTCGGCTACCGTGCTCATCACCGGGGAGTCCGGTACGGGCAAGGAGCTCGTCGCCCGGGCCATCCACTACCACGGCTCGCGGGCGCAGGCCCCCTTCGTGCCCGTCAACTGCGGCGGCATACCCGAGGGGCTCCTGGAGAGCGAGCTCTTCGGGTATGTCAAGGGGGCTTTCACCGGGGCCAACCAGTCCCGGGCCGGGTTCTTCCAGACCGCCGAGGGCGGCACCATCTTCCTGGACGAGATCAGCGAGACCTCCCTGGCCATGCAGGTGAAGCTCCTGCGGGTGCTGCAGGACAAGGAGGTCTCCATGGTCGGTTCGCCCAAAAGCCGCAAGATTGACATCCGCATCCTCACCGCCACGAACAAGCACCTGCGCGTGCTGGCGGAAAGGGGCCATTTCCGCGAGGATCTCTACT